From the Anoplopoma fimbria isolate UVic2021 breed Golden Eagle Sablefish chromosome 14, Afim_UVic_2022, whole genome shotgun sequence genome, one window contains:
- the LOC129102756 gene encoding rhotekin-like, which yields MGDNTQDEEVLKQIEREVRMREGASKLLAACSRREQALEASKSLLTCNARILALLSQLQKMRKAQILQRVGRRPSEDVLPCLGKISLSDLRIPLMWKDSEYFKNKGELQRCAVFCLLQCGTEIHDTDLVMVDRTLTDICFEGTIIFSKEVGPDFQLRVELYSSCVVEYFSPGAIGPRRVSCLGATVGSSSGKKIRAAFESAAVCGSSGGNSGPGSVLPPLSPDLSALGLKYNLLAHTTLRIEHVQEGFKTHDLSLAATEDNPFWLPLYGSMCCCLVAQPLCMIHPIISGQLEVKLGEDLNCCENVYGVLRGQNLLCYKNEEDLESEEKPLLVIPIRKDSVVCVSESDPAHCQSICISTKHHGEDVTYTLTTHTPEDGKRWNEAISQHVFNMSQWKQCCDHLMKIETQSSRKAIPVKQGSLYHEIVTPPSPGEGLVVPDLSVEIRTLLSSYYKER from the exons ATGGGCGATAACACCCAG GACGAAGAGGTGCTGAAGCAGATCGAGAGGGAGGTGCGAATGCGGGAGGGGGCCAGCAAGCTCCTGGCAGCCTGTTCCAGGAGAGAGCAGGCCCTGGAGGCCTCCAAGAGTCTGCTCACCTGCAACGCCCGCATCCTGGCCCTGCTCAGCCAACTGCAGAAGATGAGGAAGGCTCAAATACTGCAGAGAGTGGGACGCAG GCCATCTGAAGATGTTTTGCCATGTCTGGGAAAAATATCCCTTTCAG ACCTGCGAATCCCACTGATGTGGAAGGACTCGGAGTACTTCAAAAACAAAGGAG AGCTGCAGCGCTGTGCTGTTTTCTGCCTGCTTCAGTGTGGCACAGAGATCCATGACACTGATCTGGTGATGGTGGACAGGACTTTAACCGACATTTGTTTTGAAGGCACTATCATATT cAGCAAAGAGGTAGGTCCAGATTTCCAGCTTCGTGTTGAGCTGTACAGCAGCTGTGTGGTCGAGTATTTCTCCCCGGGGGCTATAGGACCCAGGAGAGTGAGCTGTCTGGGGGCCACAGTGGGATCCTCCTCTGGGAAAAAGATCCGTGCTGCGTTCGAGTCTGCAGCTGTTTGTGGATCCAGTGGAGGAAACTCAGGACCTGGAAGTGTGCTGCCGCCTTTATCCCCTGACCTGTCAGCACT GGGTCTCAAGTATAACCTGCTGGCTCACACAACACTGAGAATCGAACACGTCCAGGAAGGTTTCAAGACGCATGATTTGTCTCTAGCAgcaacag aGGATAATCCATTCTGGTTGCCTCTGTATGGCAGTATGTGCTGCTGCCTAGTAGCTCAGCCTCTGTGCATGATTCATCCAATCATAAGTGGCCAGCTGGAGGTTAAG CTTGGAGAAGACCTTAATTGCTGTGAAAATGTCTATGGCGTCCTCAGGGGCCAAAATCTTCTCTGCTATAAGAATGAAGAAGACCTGGAGTCTGAGGAGAAGCCATTACTAGTAATCCCCATCAGAAAG GATAGTGTTGTCTGCGTGTCAGAGAGCGACCCAGCCCATTGCCAGAGTATATGTATCAGCACAAAACATCATGGAGAGGATGTGACCTATACGCTGACCACGCACACACCTGAAGACGGGAAGCGTTGGAACGAGGCCATCAGCCAACACGTCTTCAACATGA GCCAGTGGAAGCAGTGTTGTGATCACCTCATGAAGATTGAAACGCAGAGCTCCCGGAAAGCCATTCCAGTGAAGCAGGGATCGCTATACCATGAAATAG TAACACCCCCCTCTCCCGGTGAGGGTCTTGTGGTTCCGGATTTATCCGTTGAGATCCGCACTTTGCTCTCTTCCTACTACAAGGAAAGGTAG